From a single Planctellipticum variicoloris genomic region:
- a CDS encoding TolC family protein, whose product MSHHAGWILVLALLSCGCAVSRVPLRDATSHAAHKPAADVDEPLTERRSPAASRSSPEIASSVIRKPAEVRRPANKTRETSIEIPAEESADGIDLASADEPAPADLPPAPDGGPAETLEDDQPALALDHVIDAIYSSFPLLRVALYERNIAQGQYVTAQGEFDTKLKADSANTPMGFYQTYRQSLGVEQPLFGGGSVFGGYRIGRGYYSTWDGGYQTNDGGEFKAGLAVPLWQNRTIDDRRMQLWVTAVGQNVVEPQIKIQLLNFVRDGSVAYWDWVAAGLQYRIATQLFELANDRQQKIEAQVQSGKEPESDLTDNGRLIVARQVKLLDAERKLHVSAAKLSLFFRGPDGTPLVPPDDLLPPDFPLPLPIEAGLIEQDIAYAVTRRPEFGDLDLQRQQLEFELSQAQNLMLPQLDAQLMTGKDVGAWSSPSGNKTPFQLDGGVTFTMPVQFRKARGKLQSLEGKLAQNTAKRQFTQDKIGVEVRSAIVAIDTAYRAIGQAREAVRLNQQMQDFEAIRFEEGASDLLRINLREQATFDARVAEVEAVQRYFTAQAEYRAAVAADLPDVVEMTDP is encoded by the coding sequence ATGAGCCATCACGCGGGATGGATCCTGGTGCTGGCGCTGTTGAGTTGCGGCTGCGCCGTTTCACGCGTACCGCTCCGGGACGCGACTTCGCATGCCGCCCACAAGCCGGCGGCTGACGTCGACGAGCCGCTGACCGAGCGGCGAAGCCCGGCGGCGTCGCGATCGTCCCCTGAAATCGCGTCTTCGGTCATCCGCAAACCTGCCGAGGTCCGTCGACCGGCGAACAAGACTCGCGAGACGTCGATCGAGATTCCTGCCGAGGAGTCCGCCGACGGGATCGATCTGGCCTCGGCCGACGAGCCGGCGCCGGCGGATCTGCCCCCTGCTCCGGATGGAGGTCCTGCGGAGACTCTCGAAGACGATCAACCGGCGCTGGCGCTGGACCACGTGATCGACGCGATTTACAGCTCGTTTCCTCTGCTCCGCGTGGCGCTTTACGAACGGAACATCGCCCAGGGACAATACGTCACGGCCCAGGGTGAATTCGACACCAAGTTAAAAGCCGACTCGGCCAACACACCGATGGGCTTCTACCAGACGTACCGGCAGAGTCTTGGCGTGGAGCAGCCCCTGTTCGGCGGCGGCAGCGTTTTCGGAGGATACCGGATCGGGCGGGGCTATTACTCAACCTGGGACGGGGGATACCAGACGAACGATGGCGGCGAGTTCAAGGCGGGGCTGGCGGTCCCCCTCTGGCAGAATCGTACGATTGACGATCGTCGGATGCAGCTCTGGGTCACTGCGGTGGGCCAGAATGTCGTGGAGCCGCAGATCAAGATTCAGTTGCTGAATTTTGTCCGCGACGGATCGGTCGCCTATTGGGACTGGGTGGCCGCCGGCTTGCAGTATCGCATCGCCACGCAGTTGTTCGAGCTGGCGAACGATCGACAGCAGAAGATCGAAGCACAAGTCCAATCGGGCAAGGAGCCCGAGTCGGATTTGACGGACAACGGGCGTCTGATTGTCGCACGCCAGGTCAAGCTGCTGGATGCGGAGCGAAAGCTGCACGTTTCGGCGGCCAAGCTTTCGCTCTTTTTTCGCGGTCCGGACGGCACTCCGCTCGTGCCGCCCGACGATCTGCTGCCGCCCGATTTTCCGCTTCCGCTGCCGATTGAGGCGGGGCTGATCGAGCAGGATATTGCATATGCCGTGACGCGTCGGCCGGAGTTCGGCGATCTCGATCTGCAGCGGCAGCAACTGGAGTTCGAACTGAGTCAGGCACAGAATCTGATGCTGCCTCAGCTCGACGCGCAACTGATGACGGGAAAAGATGTCGGCGCCTGGTCGTCTCCCAGCGGAAACAAAACGCCCTTCCAACTGGACGGAGGGGTCACGTTCACGATGCCGGTGCAGTTCCGCAAGGCGCGGGGAAAACTGCAGTCTCTCGAAGGGAAGCTGGCGCAGAACACGGCCAAACGTCAGTTCACGCAGGATAAGATCGGAGTGGAGGTCCGCTCGGCGATTGTGGCGATCGATACGGCGTATCGGGCGATCGGGCAGGCCCGCGAGGCCGTCCGGCTGAACCAGCAGATGCAGGACTTCGAGGCGATTCGTTTCGAAGAAGGGGCCAGCGATCTGCTGCGGATTAACCTGCGCGAGCAGGCTACTTTCGACGCTCGGGTGGCGGAAGTCGAAGCGGTGCAGCGATATTTCACGGCTCAGGCCGAGTATCGGGCTGCGGTTGCGGCCGACTTGCCGGACGTCGTCGAGATGACCGATCCCTGA
- a CDS encoding Appr-1-p processing protein, protein MLHEVSGDILLTKAQAIAHGIAPNEAFDSGLALALREQHPSMAKDYRHYAHQTHPKSGEMWVWSGAGGVRIINLLTQEGDFDSHGKPGVATLHNVNHALRRLRHFVEQEKIASLALPRLATGVGKLEWSEVKPLIEKTLGDLGIPVYVYTTYHAGQAASEPGA, encoded by the coding sequence ATGCTTCACGAGGTCTCCGGCGACATTCTGCTGACGAAGGCTCAGGCGATCGCCCACGGGATTGCACCGAACGAGGCGTTCGACTCCGGGTTGGCGCTGGCGTTGCGCGAGCAGCATCCGTCGATGGCCAAGGACTACCGGCATTACGCGCATCAGACGCATCCGAAGTCGGGTGAAATGTGGGTCTGGTCGGGGGCCGGCGGAGTGCGGATCATCAATCTGCTGACGCAGGAGGGGGATTTCGACAGCCACGGCAAGCCTGGTGTGGCGACTCTGCACAACGTGAATCACGCGCTCCGTCGGCTGCGGCACTTCGTGGAGCAGGAGAAAATCGCGAGCCTGGCGCTGCCGAGACTGGCGACGGGGGTCGGCAAGCTGGAGTGGAGCGAGGTCAAGCCGCTGATCGAGAAGACTCTCGGGGACCTGGGAATTCCGGTGTACGTGTATACGACCTATCACGCCGGTCAGGCGGCGAGTGAGCCGGGGGCGTAA
- the eno gene encoding phosphopyruvate hydratase: MSVAIAAVHAREILDSRGNPTVEVDVELEDGTIGRAAVPSGASTGAHEACELRDVGDKKRFLGKGVLKAVENVNEHIADAIIDLDVTNQALIDKTMIDLDGTPNKSRLGANAILACSLACAHAASRISFLPLFRYLGGVGANTLPVPLMNIINGGAHASNGLDMQEFMIVPVGFDSFSAGLRAGVETFHHLKKVLSDKGLSTSVGDEGGFAPDLETNEAALTVIMTAIEKAGYVPGEQIKIALDCAATEYFDAKTGLYDLDGKKVPGDGVVEILKSWSEKYPIVSIEDGCSEDDWDTWKKLTDAIGDKVQLVGDDLFVTNTKRLKDGIDKGVANSILVKVNQIGSLTETIDAVQMAYKNGYTAIMSHRSGETEDTTIADLAVALNTGQIKTGSASRTDRICKYNQLLRIEELLGSDARYGGTLRG, translated from the coding sequence ATGAGTGTGGCGATCGCCGCGGTGCACGCCCGCGAGATTCTGGACAGTCGGGGGAACCCGACGGTGGAAGTGGACGTCGAGCTGGAAGACGGCACGATCGGCCGGGCCGCGGTTCCGAGCGGCGCCAGCACGGGGGCTCACGAAGCCTGCGAGCTGCGCGACGTCGGGGACAAGAAGCGGTTCCTGGGCAAGGGCGTGTTGAAGGCGGTCGAGAACGTCAACGAGCATATCGCCGACGCGATCATCGACCTCGACGTGACGAACCAGGCGCTCATCGACAAGACGATGATCGACCTCGACGGGACGCCGAACAAGTCGCGGCTGGGGGCCAATGCGATTCTGGCCTGCTCGCTGGCGTGCGCTCATGCGGCGTCGCGAATCAGCTTCCTGCCGCTGTTCCGCTACCTGGGGGGCGTCGGAGCGAACACGCTGCCCGTGCCGCTGATGAATATCATCAACGGCGGCGCGCATGCCAGCAACGGCCTGGACATGCAGGAATTCATGATCGTTCCGGTCGGGTTCGATTCCTTCAGCGCAGGCCTCCGCGCCGGGGTCGAGACCTTCCATCACCTGAAGAAAGTGCTCAGCGACAAGGGTCTGAGCACGTCGGTGGGTGACGAAGGGGGCTTTGCTCCGGACCTGGAAACCAACGAAGCCGCCCTGACGGTCATTATGACCGCCATCGAGAAGGCCGGCTATGTTCCCGGCGAGCAGATCAAGATCGCGCTCGATTGCGCGGCCACGGAGTACTTCGACGCCAAGACGGGGCTCTACGACCTCGACGGCAAGAAGGTTCCGGGGGACGGGGTGGTCGAGATTCTGAAGTCGTGGAGCGAGAAGTACCCGATCGTCTCGATCGAGGACGGCTGCTCGGAAGACGACTGGGACACGTGGAAGAAGCTGACCGACGCCATCGGCGACAAGGTCCAGCTCGTGGGCGACGACCTGTTCGTGACCAACACGAAGCGGCTGAAGGACGGGATCGACAAGGGTGTGGCGAACAGCATTCTGGTGAAAGTGAACCAGATTGGTTCGCTGACCGAAACGATCGACGCGGTGCAGATGGCCTACAAGAACGGCTACACCGCGATCATGAGTCACCGATCGGGCGAGACGGAAGACACGACGATCGCCGATCTGGCGGTGGCGCTGAACACCGGGCAGATTAAGACGGGTTCGGCGAGCCGGACGGACCGGATCTGCAAGTACAACCAGCTCCTGCGGATCGAGGAGCTGCTCGGCAGCGACGCTCGGTATGGCGGGACGCTGCGGGGCTGA